In a single window of the Elaeis guineensis isolate ETL-2024a chromosome 6, EG11, whole genome shotgun sequence genome:
- the LOC105047083 gene encoding uncharacterized protein produces the protein MRQRGREGLREQRPVATMEAAEGRLSSEDSGEMGGGMAAAAVEGIMERIQSDDEECRVQAAKEIRRLTKTSPKHRRQLEGTVVPLVSMLRSSNPEFTEAAMLALLNLAVKDERNKIKIVDAGAVEPLIGFLRSTNSNLQEHATAALLTLTASSINKPIVSAAGAIPLLVKILRDGNLQAKVDAVMALYNLSTLPEDINTILAAKPIPPLVNLLKICKKSSKIAEKCTALVELLLGHDEGRMALTSEEGGVLSVVEVLEEGSPLSREHAIGALLTMCESDHCRYREVILNEGVMPGLLELTVQGTPKSQSKARSLLQLLRKSSYSGSELQAETLENILTNIVAQIDGDDCVGKAKKMLADMVQVSMEQSLRHLQKRAFATPTKQSRTKRQ, from the exons ATGCGGCAGAGAGGCAGAGAGGGACTGAGAGAGCAGCGTCCGGTGGCGACAATGGAGGCCGCGGAGGGTCGACTTTCCAGCGAGGATTCAGGCGAGATGGGCGGTGggatggcggcggcggcggtggaggGGATCATGGAGCGGATCCAATCGGATGACGAGGAGTGCAGGGTCCAGGCGGCGAAGGAGATCCGGCGACTCACGAAGACGTCGCCGAAGCACCGCCGGCAGCTGGAAGGCACCGTCGTTCCGCTCGTATCGATGCTTCGTTCCAGCAATCCCGAGTTCACCGAGGCCGCCATGCTTGCTCTCCTTAATCTCGCCGTGAAGGACGAGAG GAACAAGATCAAGATTGTGGATGCTGGTGCAGTGGAACCACTAATTGGCTTCTTACGGTCAACAAACTCAAATCTACAGGAGCATGCAACTGCTGCTCTACTCACCCTCACTGCTTCTTCCATCAACAAACCGATAGTAAGTGCTGCAGGTGCTATCCCCCTCCTTGTCAAGATACTTAGAGATGGAAATTTGCAAGCCAAGGTTGATGCTGTCATGGCCTTATACAACCTCTCCACACTCCCTGAAGACATTAACACCATCCTGGCAGCCAAACCTATACCTCCTCTGGTAAACTTGCTAAAGATCTGCAAGAAATCATCCAAAATAGCTGAAAAGTGCACTGCCCTTGTAGAATTATTACTTGGTCATGATGAGGGGAGGATGGCTTTGACATCTGAGGAAGGTGGGGTGCTCTCAGTGGTTGAAGTACTGGAGGAGGGGTCTCCTTTAAGTAGAGAACATGCAATAGGAGCACTGCTGACAATGTGTGAGAGTGATCACTGCAGATATAGAGAAGTAATTCTCAATGAGGGTGTAATGCCCGGCCTTCTGGAGCTAACTGTTCAAGGGACCCCCAAGTCTCAATCCAAAGCTCGTTCTCTCTTGCAGTTACTAAGGAAGTCCTCATATTCTGGATCGGAGTTGCAGGCAGAGACACTCGAAAACATCCTCACTAACATTGTGGCCCAGATTGATGGTGATGATTGTGTGGGGAAGGCAAAGAAGATGCTGGCTGATATGGTGCAGGTCAGCATGGAGCAGAGCCTCAGGCATTTGCAGAAGAGAGCTTTTGCCACTCCAACCAAGCAATCTCGCACTAAACGTCAGTGA
- the LOC140858490 gene encoding uncharacterized protein, with translation MGGGMAAAAVEGIMERIQSDDEECRVQAAKEIRRLTKTSPKHRRQLEGTVVPLVWMLRSSNPEFTEAAMLALLNLAVKDERNKIKIVDAGAVEPLIGFLRSTNSNLQEHATAALLTLTASSINKPIVSAAGAIPLLVKILRDGNLQAKVDAVMALYNLSTLPEDINTILAAKPIPPLVNLLKICKKSSKIAEKCTALVELLLGHDEGRMALTSEEGGVLSVVEVLEEGSPLSREHAIGALLTMCESDHCRYREVILNEGVMPGLLELTVQGTPKSQSKARSLLQLLRKSSYSGSELQAETLENILTNIVAQIDGDDCVGKAKKMLADMVQVSMEQSLRHLQKRAFATPTKQSRTKRQ, from the exons ATGGGCGGTGggatggcggcggcggcggtggaggGGATCATGGAGCGGATCCAATCGGATGACGAGGAGTGCAGGGTCCAGGCGGCGAAGGAGATCCGGCGACTCACGAAGACGTCGCCGAAGCACCGCCGGCAGCTGGAAGGCACCGTCGTTCCGCTCGTATGGATGCTTCGTTCCAGCAATCCCGAGTTCACCGAGGCCGCCATGCTTGCTCTCCTTAATCTCGCCGTGAAGGACGAGAG GAACAAGATCAAGATTGTGGATGCTGGTGCAGTGGAACCACTAATTGGCTTCTTACGGTCAACAAACTCAAATCTACAGGAGCATGCAACTGCTGCTCTACTCACCCTCACTGCTTCTTCCATCAACAAACCGATAGTAAGTGCTGCAGGTGCTATCCCCCTCCTTGTCAAGATACTTAGAGATGGAAATTTGCAAGCCAAGGTTGATGCTGTCATGGCCTTATACAACCTCTCCACACTCCCTGAAGACATTAACACCATCCTGGCAGCCAAACCTATACCTCCTCTGGTAAACTTGCTAAAGATCTGCAAGAAATCATCCAAAATAGCTGAAAAGTGCACTGCCCTTGTAGAATTATTACTTGGTCATGATGAGGGGAGGATGGCTTTGACATCTGAGGAAGGTGGGGTGCTCTCAGTGGTTGAAGTACTGGAGGAGGGGTCTCCTTTAAGTAGAGAACATGCAATAGGAGCACTGCTGACAATGTGTGAGAGTGATCACTGCAGATATAGAGAAGTAATTCTCAATGAGGGTGTAATGCCCGGCCTTCTGGAGCTAACTGTTCAAGGGACCCCCAAGTCTCAATCCAAAGCTCGTTCTCTCTTGCAGTTACTAAGGAAGTCCTCATATTCTGGATCGGAGTTGCAGGCAGAGACACTCGAAAACATCCTCACTAACATTGTGGCCCAGATTGATGGTGATGATTGTGTGGGGAAGGCAAAGAAGATGCTGGCTGATATGGTGCAGGTCAGCATGGAGCAGAGCCTCAGGCATTTGCAGAAGAGAGCTTTTGCCACTCCAACCAAGCAATCTCGCACTAAACGTCAGTGA